The DNA region TCTATCAGCAGTTATGCATACTAAAGAAATTGTTTTTACATCTCTTTTTGATAGGAGAGGAGAATCTACAGCTTCAAACTGAACTCTAGATTGTATATTTTCTAAAACCCGAGCAAGTTTATCTGCAAAAGGCCTACTCTTAAGAACTTGATCTTGTGCCCTCCTAACTTTTGCAGCTGCGACTAATCTCATAGCTTCTGTTATTTTTCGTGTATTTTTAACAGAAACTATTCGATCTCTAATTTCTTTAAGATTTGCCATGGTATTCCCTTAAATAAATTTAAACTGTGGAAAGCATTGAAGATTTAACTTCATTAATCACCTCTTTAAGTGTTGCTTCTAAGCCATCATTCAATTTCTTCTCTTTAAGAATCTCCTCAATAAATTCTGCTTTGTTTAACTTAAGATATTCTCTTAGTTCAGCAGCAAATTTAGTTACATCTTCCACTGGAACTTCATCAATAAGACCCTTAACACCTGCATAAACAACAGCAACTTGTTCAGCAAGATTTAATGGTGAGAATTGTGCTTGTTTTAGTAACTCTCTTAATCTTTTCCCTCTTTCAAGTTGTTGTTGAGTAGCCTCATCAAGATCAGAAGCGAATTGAGAGAATGCTGCTAATTCATCAAATTGAGCTAATTCTAATTTAAGAGTTCCAGCAATTTTCTTAATTGCCTTTGTTTGAGCAGCTCCTCCAACACGGCTAACAGAAATACCAACATTAATAGCTGGTCTTAATCCTGAGTTAAATAAATCTGCACTCAAGAATATTTGTCCATCTGTAATTGAAATAACATTAGTGGGGATATAAGCAGAAACATCACCTGCCTGAGTTTCAATGATTGGAAGAGCTGTCATTGAACCGCCGCCCATATCATCAGATAATTTTGCTGCCCTTTCAAGTAATCTGCTATGACAATAAAAAACATCGCCAGGATAAGCTTCTCTTCCTGGTGGTCTTCTCAAAAGGAGAGACATTTGTCTATAAGCCTGAGCTTGTTTTGTTAAATCATCATAAATAACTAGTGTTGCTTTGCCTTGGTACATAAAGTGCTCAGCAATTGCAGCACCAGTATAAGGTGCTAAGTATTGTAGTGCTGCAGCTTCAGAGGCACCTGCACTAACAACAATAGTGTAATCAAGAGCTCCTTTTTCTCTTAAAACCTCAACCACATTTGCTACAGATGCTGACTTTTGACCAATAGCCACATAAACACAAACTACGTCTTGACCTTTTTGGTTGATTATTGTATCGATAGCAATAGCAGATTTTCCAGTTTGTCTATCACCAATAATTAATTCTCTTTGACCTCTTCCCACAGGAATCATTGCATCAATAGATGTGATACCTGTTTGCATTGGTTCATGTACTGATCTTCTCTTGATTATTCCAGGAGCCATTTCTTCGATCAATCTAGTATCACTAGTCGGAATTTCCCCTTTCCCATCTATTGGTTGACCTAAAGGGTTAACAACTCTCCCCTGCATTGCCTCGCCAACTGGGACAGAGGCGATTTTACCTGTTGACTTAACGTTACTTCCTTCTTGAACGCCAAGTGCCTCACCCATTAAAACAGCACCAACATTATCATCTTCAAGGTTCAATGCTATACCTTCGGTACCATCCTCAAATTCCAATAATTCACCAGCCATGACCTGATCCAAGCCATATATTCTTGCAATGCCATCACCGATTTGCAGAACAGTTCCTACATTGCTAACACTTACAGTTTGGTCATAATCAGTTATTTGTTGTTTTAAGATTGAACTGATTTCATCAGGGCGTATAGATACCATGGATTTAAGAATTTAAGGTTGATTTAAAAGTTACTTGGAAAGTGACAAACCAAGTTTTCTAATTTGTGAAGCAAGGGAAGCATCAATTACTTTTGATCCTACACTGGCGACGAAACCACCAATAAGAGATGGGTCAATTTTAGTTACAAGTTCTAATTTTTCAGTTCCTGCTATATTGATGATCTTTTGGGTAATTAAACCTTTCTGTTCATCAGTAAGCTCGACTGCTGAAGTAACAGTTGCCAAAGCAATATTACTATTTTCTCGATAAATCTCTAAAAACCTTTCAAGAATAGAAGTAAGAATTCCAATTCTTTGCCTATCGGCCAATAATTTCAAGAAATTCAGTAAAGAAGAATTTACCTTATTTGAAAAAATTTCAATAATGATTTTCTTCTTAGCATCTGTCTCTAAAACAGGAGAGGAAAGTGCCTTCTCCAATTCAGGGGAATCATTTAATAATTCTAAAAGTTGTTTAACCTCAGAAACAATCTCTTCAGTTTGCGAATTTTCATTCACAACTTGAAGTAATGCCTCGGCATATGGTGTAGTAACTGAATTTAAAAGTGGCATTAGTTCACCTCAATATTGTTAATTGATTGAGTGACCAAATTTTCTTGTGTTGTTTTATCAAGTCTATTTGGTAGGGAATCTAAAGCTTTTTTAATTGCTAATTCAACAGCTTCTTTTCTAAGTTGAGAAATTGCTCTGGATGCTTCAGAGCTCTCATCAGAAATTGCACTTTGTTTAATTCGTGCCATCTCTTCGATTGCTTTTTTCTCACTTTCCATTCTGATTGACTCAGATCTTTTGAGAGAATCTGCTTTTATTTGTGAAGCTTTTTCTTCTGCTAAAGATAAGTCTTTCTTTGCCTTCTCTAAAGCTTGAGTTGCATTAAGAAGTCGATCTTCGGCATCTTTTAATTCAAGAAGAATTCCTTCTCTTCTTTTTTGAAGCATTTTACCTAGGAAACCAGGCAAAAATTTATAAAGGCCAAAAACCACTACAGCCCAATTAAGGATATTAGTTTCGAATAAATCGAAATTTAATCCAAAACCTTCGGTAGCCAAGAGAGTTAAATTCATTTTTCTAGAATCAGTCTATTAACAATAAGTTCGCTTAAATCATCAGCCTGTTTAGAAAGTTGATCACGAGCAGCAGATGTCTGACTTTCAATTTCTAGCCTTGCTTTTTCTTTTGAAGCATTTGCTTCATTGTTGGCAAGTTCTAGTGCTTCTTTATAAAGCTTGTCAGACTCATTCTCCGCTTCGACCACAATTCTTTGAGCTTCTGAACGAGCACTTTGAAGCTGAGTCATTAAATCAGCTTCTAATTTTTTAACCTCTGAAAGTTTATTTTTAGCCTCAGTAATATTATTACTTACAAACTTTTCTCTTTTTTCAACAACATTGCCAACAGGCTTAAAAAAGAGAGAATTTAATATGTAAGTTAGAGCAACTACTTGTATCGCCATAAGTGGCAAAGTGGCATTTATATCAAATAATCCACCTTCTGTAGCACCAAAAAAATTAAAGGCCAACATATGATTTAGTTGAAGTTAAAAAATTAAATTTAAATATTGCTAATAATGGGTAGAAGCAATATTAACTTTTAGGAAAAAGGATTCGCAAAAAGTAGTACCAAAGCCACAACTAATCCGTAAATTGTTAATGACTCCATGAAAGCGAATGATAAAAGAAGAGTTCCTCTGATTTTACCTTCAGCTTCTGGTTGACGGGCTATACCCTCAACAGCACCTTGAGCTGCGTTACCTTGTCCAAGACCTGGGCCAAT from Prochlorococcus marinus XMU1410 includes:
- the atpA gene encoding F0F1 ATP synthase subunit alpha encodes the protein MVSIRPDEISSILKQQITDYDQTVSVSNVGTVLQIGDGIARIYGLDQVMAGELLEFEDGTEGIALNLEDDNVGAVLMGEALGVQEGSNVKSTGKIASVPVGEAMQGRVVNPLGQPIDGKGEIPTSDTRLIEEMAPGIIKRRSVHEPMQTGITSIDAMIPVGRGQRELIIGDRQTGKSAIAIDTIINQKGQDVVCVYVAIGQKSASVANVVEVLREKGALDYTIVVSAGASEAAALQYLAPYTGAAIAEHFMYQGKATLVIYDDLTKQAQAYRQMSLLLRRPPGREAYPGDVFYCHSRLLERAAKLSDDMGGGSMTALPIIETQAGDVSAYIPTNVISITDGQIFLSADLFNSGLRPAINVGISVSRVGGAAQTKAIKKIAGTLKLELAQFDELAAFSQFASDLDEATQQQLERGKRLRELLKQAQFSPLNLAEQVAVVYAGVKGLIDEVPVEDVTKFAAELREYLKLNKAEFIEEILKEKKLNDGLEATLKEVINEVKSSMLSTV
- the atpH gene encoding ATP synthase F1 subunit delta; the encoded protein is MPLLNSVTTPYAEALLQVVNENSQTEEIVSEVKQLLELLNDSPELEKALSSPVLETDAKKKIIIEIFSNKVNSSLLNFLKLLADRQRIGILTSILERFLEIYRENSNIALATVTSAVELTDEQKGLITQKIINIAGTEKLELVTKIDPSLIGGFVASVGSKVIDASLASQIRKLGLSLSK
- a CDS encoding F0F1 ATP synthase subunit B; protein product: MNLTLLATEGFGLNFDLFETNILNWAVVVFGLYKFLPGFLGKMLQKRREGILLELKDAEDRLLNATQALEKAKKDLSLAEEKASQIKADSLKRSESIRMESEKKAIEEMARIKQSAISDESSEASRAISQLRKEAVELAIKKALDSLPNRLDKTTQENLVTQSINNIEVN
- a CDS encoding F0F1 ATP synthase subunit B', with the protein product MLAFNFFGATEGGLFDINATLPLMAIQVVALTYILNSLFFKPVGNVVEKREKFVSNNITEAKNKLSEVKKLEADLMTQLQSARSEAQRIVVEAENESDKLYKEALELANNEANASKEKARLEIESQTSAARDQLSKQADDLSELIVNRLILEK
- the atpE gene encoding ATP synthase F0 subunit C; translated protein: MDSITSAASVVAAGLAVGLGAIGPGLGQGNAAQGAVEGIARQPEAEGKIRGTLLLSFAFMESLTIYGLVVALVLLFANPFS